In Natrinema versiforme, the following are encoded in one genomic region:
- a CDS encoding class I SAM-dependent methyltransferase, translated as MTGSPPPGPEKAVKAVVRRYWNGRSDSYDADGISGIDTAEQREAWLSLLRGWTGDPDQSKRVLDLGCGTGTLSVLLAALGHDVTGVDLSPAMLERARSKARERDLSIDFRTGDAESLQVPDSAYDVVTARHLIWTLPNPASALREWRRVVRPGGRIILIEGYWDFPQPWDEYREIHEDLPLYRGRPPEELREFIAGHGFERVEQEPLMEPALWGETPEQELYLVAIDVPG; from the coding sequence GTGACGGGATCGCCCCCACCCGGACCCGAAAAGGCGGTCAAAGCCGTCGTTCGCCGATACTGGAACGGGCGCTCCGACTCGTACGACGCCGACGGCATCTCCGGCATAGACACGGCCGAGCAGCGTGAGGCGTGGCTGTCGCTCCTCCGGGGGTGGACCGGCGACCCCGATCAATCCAAACGCGTCCTCGATCTCGGCTGTGGAACGGGGACGCTCTCGGTGCTGCTGGCGGCGTTGGGACACGACGTTACCGGGGTCGATCTGTCGCCAGCGATGCTCGAGCGGGCTCGATCGAAGGCTCGAGAGCGCGATCTCTCGATCGACTTTCGCACGGGGGACGCCGAGTCTCTACAGGTGCCCGATTCCGCCTACGACGTGGTGACGGCGCGCCATCTCATCTGGACGCTCCCGAACCCCGCGAGCGCGCTGCGGGAGTGGCGTCGCGTCGTCCGGCCCGGCGGTCGCATCATTCTCATCGAGGGCTACTGGGATTTCCCGCAGCCGTGGGACGAGTACCGGGAAATCCACGAGGATCTCCCGTTGTATCGCGGTCGCCCGCCCGAAGAGTTACGCGAGTTTATCGCTGGCCACGGATTCGAGCGGGTCGAACAGGAACCGCTGATGGAGCCGGCGCTCTGGGGCGAAACACCGGAGCAGGAATTGTATCTCGTGGCTATCGACGTTCCCGGGTGA
- a CDS encoding creatininase family protein produces MDLERNSWTEIESAALTTALLPVGSTEQHGPHAPVGTDTIIARSIAAAVDQEWDGNAAVLPPLPVGVAPYHGRFPGTLSVSPETLRRYARDVVDSVSDSSDSIETVVFVNEHGGNGDTLSHLARELTERDSIDVDVFLWEWMRAVDDHVGHAGTLETSVLLHLCPDDVGDPVAGDAPTWASTVDGGVLHDFTDEFSENGAVGDATDASPELGERTFATAVDALASFLDRVATEQS; encoded by the coding sequence ATGGATCTCGAGCGGAATTCGTGGACGGAGATCGAGTCGGCAGCACTGACGACGGCACTCCTGCCCGTCGGCAGCACGGAACAGCACGGGCCCCATGCGCCGGTCGGGACCGATACGATCATCGCTCGGTCGATCGCCGCTGCGGTCGATCAGGAGTGGGACGGGAACGCGGCCGTGCTCCCACCGTTGCCGGTCGGGGTCGCACCGTACCACGGTCGGTTTCCCGGGACGCTGTCGGTCTCGCCGGAGACGCTTCGTCGGTACGCCCGCGATGTCGTGGACTCCGTCTCGGACTCGAGTGACAGTATCGAGACGGTCGTGTTCGTAAACGAACACGGCGGGAACGGCGACACGCTGTCTCACCTCGCTCGAGAGTTGACCGAGCGGGACTCGATCGACGTAGACGTGTTCCTCTGGGAGTGGATGCGTGCTGTCGACGACCACGTCGGGCACGCGGGAACCCTCGAGACGTCGGTCCTGTTGCACCTGTGTCCCGACGATGTCGGGGACCCAGTCGCCGGCGATGCACCGACGTGGGCGAGCACGGTCGACGGCGGCGTCCTCCACGATTTCACCGACGAGTTCAGCGAGAACGGTGCGGTCGGCGACGCGACGGACGCCTCGCCGGAACTGGGCGAGCGGACGTTCGCGACCGCGGTCGACGCGCTCGCGTCGTTTCTCGATCGAGTCGCGACCGAGCAGTCGTGA
- the dpsA gene encoding DNA starvation/stationary phase protection protein DpsA, whose amino-acid sequence MNTQKSTRQDADTVEENALRLETGKAEQIIDALNTDLADAYVLYHQLHKHHWNVEGAEFLDVHVFLQEVYEDVEDAADELAERLQALGGVPHASMTTLAETATVEPEDEDVYDIRTSLANDLEMMGDIIESYRQHIELAEQLGDYATGEILREQLETIEEHAHHIEHYLEDDTLVLESATN is encoded by the coding sequence ATGAACACGCAAAAGAGCACCCGACAGGACGCAGATACCGTCGAAGAGAACGCCCTTCGACTCGAGACCGGAAAGGCCGAACAGATCATCGACGCCCTCAATACCGACCTCGCGGACGCCTACGTCCTCTACCATCAGCTCCACAAGCACCACTGGAACGTCGAAGGCGCGGAGTTCCTCGACGTTCACGTCTTCCTCCAAGAGGTTTACGAAGACGTCGAAGACGCGGCCGACGAACTCGCCGAGCGACTCCAAGCGCTCGGTGGCGTCCCGCACGCGAGCATGACGACGCTCGCAGAAACCGCGACGGTCGAACCCGAGGACGAAGACGTCTACGACATCCGGACCTCGCTCGCCAACGACCTCGAGATGATGGGGGATATCATCGAGAGCTACCGTCAGCACATCGAACTCGCGGAGCAACTCGGCGACTACGCGACGGGAGAGATCCTCCGCGAGCAACTCGAGACCATCGAGGAACACGCCCACCACATCGAACACTACCTCGAAGACGATACCCTCGTCCTCGAGTCCGCGACGAACTAA
- a CDS encoding metal-dependent transcriptional regulator, producing the protein MTGAPHYLLVLYLAERRDSPPVSPGHVADAVDRSPAATTEMLQRLESRGLVTYEPYEGATLTPAGRDAAEELYETYTTLSQFFHDVLELDEYEREAMELAGTISPVVAERLESALLTE; encoded by the coding sequence ATGACCGGTGCTCCCCACTACCTACTCGTTCTCTATCTCGCCGAACGACGCGATTCGCCGCCGGTTTCGCCCGGTCACGTCGCCGATGCGGTCGACCGGTCGCCCGCGGCGACGACGGAGATGCTCCAGCGCCTCGAGTCCAGAGGGCTGGTGACGTACGAACCCTACGAGGGGGCGACGCTCACCCCAGCAGGGCGGGACGCCGCCGAAGAACTCTACGAGACCTACACCACTCTCTCACAGTTCTTTCACGACGTGCTCGAACTCGACGAGTACGAGCGCGAGGCGATGGAGCTGGCCGGAACGATCAGTCCGGTGGTCGCCGAGCGACTCGAGTCGGCCCTGCTCACCGAGTGA
- a CDS encoding FAD-dependent oxidoreductase, whose protein sequence is MSDSDTTQTNAAFDHDVVIVGGGPAGCAAGVFTARYGLDTVIFDRGRSSIQRCAVLENYLGFPGGIDIETLYGLIHDHAEEAGCEIVPDLVESLERADGGEGFVVGVQEGEPVTARRVIAATRYDGEYMRGLDDEAAMFETHEHDGEEHEHFDKGYAEGDGTTPVDDLYIASPYGATGYQASMAAGRGTRVGITVVEDVRRERGYPESVASYYDWRRPAAELDSEWSDRDRWREWFDDRLPDDHDLEDERRREIREREVDRRLETYLSDDEIDARVERGHRRLLEHVDDDLILEAAREIEGEE, encoded by the coding sequence ATGAGTGATAGCGACACGACCCAAACGAACGCAGCGTTCGATCACGATGTCGTCATCGTCGGCGGCGGCCCAGCGGGCTGTGCCGCGGGGGTCTTTACCGCACGCTACGGGCTGGACACGGTGATCTTCGATCGCGGGCGCTCCTCGATCCAGCGGTGTGCCGTCCTCGAGAATTATCTCGGCTTTCCCGGTGGGATCGACATCGAGACGCTGTACGGGCTGATCCACGACCACGCCGAGGAGGCAGGCTGTGAGATCGTCCCCGATCTCGTCGAGTCGCTCGAGCGCGCCGACGGCGGCGAGGGGTTCGTCGTCGGCGTTCAGGAGGGTGAGCCGGTCACGGCTCGCCGAGTGATCGCCGCCACGCGCTACGACGGCGAATACATGCGCGGTCTCGACGACGAGGCGGCGATGTTCGAGACGCACGAACACGACGGCGAAGAACACGAGCACTTCGACAAGGGGTACGCCGAGGGCGACGGAACGACGCCCGTCGACGACCTGTACATCGCGTCACCGTACGGAGCTACCGGCTATCAGGCGAGCATGGCTGCCGGACGCGGGACACGGGTCGGGATAACCGTCGTCGAGGACGTTCGACGGGAACGGGGCTATCCCGAGTCCGTCGCGAGTTACTACGACTGGAGGCGCCCGGCGGCGGAACTCGATTCGGAGTGGAGCGACCGCGATCGGTGGCGGGAGTGGTTCGACGACCGATTGCCAGACGATCACGACCTCGAGGACGAGCGACGCCGCGAGATCCGCGAACGGGAAGTCGATCGCCGACTCGAGACGTACCTCTCCGACGACGAGATCGACGCTCGCGTCGAGCGCGGCCACAGGCGACTCCTCGAACACGTCGACGACGACCTGATCCTCGAGGCGGCGCGCGAAATCGAGGGCGAGGAGTGA